In Papaver somniferum cultivar HN1 unplaced genomic scaffold, ASM357369v1 unplaced-scaffold_80, whole genome shotgun sequence, the following proteins share a genomic window:
- the LOC113344917 gene encoding uncharacterized protein LOC113344917, giving the protein MLVNGEATNIIRPSKGIRQGDPLSPFLFLLVVEVLSILLDEAVEDNIIGGFQVVEGGTVVSHLQFADDTIIMLNASTMEVIRLLVSLMLFELMTGLKLNLDKSSMTSIGADEFIRM; this is encoded by the coding sequence ATGTTGGTGAATGGGGAGGCTACAAATATCATTAGACCTTCTAAAGGAATTAGACAAGGTGACCCTTTGTCACCATTCTTGTTTCTTCTGGTAGTTGAAGTGCTGTCAATATTACTAGATGAAGCTGTAGAAGACAACATAATTGGTGGATTTCAGGTTGTGGAAGGTGGTACAGTGGTTTCTCATCTGCAGTTTgctgatgatacaattataatgcTTAATGCTTCAACTATGGAGGTAATAAGATTGCTTGTTAGTTTGATGTTGTTTGAACTGATGACTGGTTTGAAGTTGAATTTGGATAAAAGCTCAATGACAAGTATAGGTGCAGATGAGTTTATTAGGATGTAA